In Sporosarcina psychrophila, a genomic segment contains:
- the fapR gene encoding transcription factor FapR, whose product MRMPKKERQRLLGKLLEENPFLTDEELSEHFTVSVQTIRLDRLERGIPELRERLKTVASRTMKEEVKSLHSDEVFGDIIDMELDKRALSIFDVTEDHVFQRNGIARGHHLFAQANSLAVAVMNDDLALTVKSTIDFLKPVRAGDRVVARAEVKKESLGEKRTLVMVASTVNDETVFTGEFHMYRTTDRKQGELK is encoded by the coding sequence TTGAGAATGCCTAAAAAGGAAAGGCAACGACTGCTTGGAAAGTTGCTTGAAGAAAATCCATTCCTGACAGATGAAGAATTGTCGGAACATTTTACTGTAAGTGTCCAGACGATACGTTTGGACAGGCTAGAGCGCGGAATTCCCGAACTTCGGGAACGTTTGAAAACGGTTGCGTCTCGAACGATGAAAGAGGAAGTGAAGTCTCTTCACTCCGATGAGGTCTTTGGGGATATCATCGATATGGAACTCGATAAGAGGGCGCTGTCGATATTTGATGTGACTGAAGATCATGTCTTCCAGCGTAACGGAATTGCGCGTGGACATCATCTGTTTGCCCAGGCAAACTCGCTTGCTGTTGCAGTTATGAATGATGATCTTGCTTTGACTGTGAAGTCGACCATTGACTTTTTGAAACCGGTGAGAGCTGGCGATAGAGTTGTTGCACGTGCAGAAGTGAAGAAAGAAAGTCTGGGAGAAAAGCGGACATTAGTCATGGTCGCATCGACGGTCAATGACGAAACGGTATTCACTGGCGAATTTCACATGTACCGGACGACTGATAGGAAGCAGGGGGAATTAAAATGA
- the fabD gene encoding ACP S-malonyltransferase, translating to MTKIAFIFPGQGSQSAGMGKEFAETHDKSKQFLEQADRVLDFQLSQLILEGPQDELTLTYNAQPALLTVGSMIASRLIDEGVTPDFTAGHSLGEYTALVASGVMSFEDGVSVVHKRGLYMNEAVPAGEGAMAAIIGLDGQKLKEVTDAITADGFAVQPANLNCPGQIVISGTKAGVEKACVQLKEAGAKRAIPLDVSGPFHSSLMQPAAEKLRAALDEVEMKDASIPVVANVNASVVTDRVDIKGFLVEQLYSPVLWEDSVRTLLDLGVTHFIECGPGKVLSGLVKKIDRSVTVFPVYDEETLQTVIEASKGWS from the coding sequence ATGACAAAGATTGCATTCATTTTCCCAGGACAAGGTTCACAATCGGCTGGAATGGGAAAAGAGTTCGCGGAAACGCATGACAAAAGTAAGCAATTCTTAGAACAGGCAGACCGTGTACTTGATTTTCAACTTAGTCAATTAATTCTAGAAGGACCTCAAGATGAACTGACGCTGACATACAATGCGCAGCCAGCACTACTTACCGTCGGATCGATGATTGCTTCGCGATTGATAGACGAAGGCGTTACGCCAGACTTTACGGCAGGACATAGTCTTGGGGAATATACGGCACTCGTTGCCTCGGGTGTAATGTCATTTGAAGACGGAGTGTCAGTCGTTCATAAGCGAGGCTTGTACATGAATGAAGCGGTGCCTGCTGGTGAAGGGGCAATGGCGGCAATTATTGGACTTGATGGGCAGAAGTTAAAAGAAGTAACAGATGCTATTACAGCAGATGGTTTCGCTGTACAACCGGCCAACTTGAATTGTCCGGGACAAATCGTTATTTCCGGTACGAAAGCAGGCGTCGAGAAAGCGTGTGTCCAATTGAAAGAAGCGGGCGCGAAAAGAGCGATTCCGCTGGATGTAAGCGGACCGTTTCACTCTTCACTTATGCAACCGGCGGCAGAAAAACTGCGGGCTGCACTTGATGAGGTCGAGATGAAGGATGCATCCATTCCAGTTGTTGCTAATGTGAATGCTTCGGTCGTTACTGATCGTGTGGATATAAAAGGCTTCCTCGTCGAACAACTTTATTCCCCGGTACTTTGGGAAGATTCCGTACGTACATTGCTTGACCTTGGAGTTACTCATTTCATCGAATGTGGTCCAGGAAAAGTACTAAGTGGCCTCGTTAAAAAGATTGACCGGAGTGTAACGGTGTTCCCAGTCTATGATGAAGAGACATTGCAAACGGTAATCGAAGCTTCGAAAGGGTGGTCGTAA
- the plsX gene encoding phosphate acyltransferase PlsX yields the protein MIIAVDGMGGDHAPGEIIAGALKSLAEFEDINIHIYGDEQAMAPFLKEHARLKVIHCTEKIEPDDEPVRAIRRKKDASMVRMAQAVKDGEASACVSAGNTGALMAAGLFIVGRIDGIERPALAPTLPTIDGKGFVMLDLGANSDAKPSHLEQYAVMGSIYATKVRGLENPRIGLLNIGTEEGKGNELTKAAFDLLSKAPINFIGNVESRDLLTGVADVVITDGFTGNMVLKTLEGTASAFFSMLKEVYSASLKSKLSAALVKDDLRGLKNKMDYTEYGGAGLFGLNSPVIKAHGSSNANAILNAVRQARTMVEYDVCGTIRETIRKVEN from the coding sequence ATGATCATAGCTGTAGATGGAATGGGCGGAGATCATGCGCCTGGTGAAATAATTGCCGGTGCGCTTAAAAGTCTCGCTGAGTTCGAAGATATAAACATACATATTTATGGTGATGAACAGGCGATGGCACCTTTCTTAAAGGAGCATGCCCGCCTTAAAGTGATTCACTGTACAGAGAAAATTGAACCAGACGATGAGCCGGTTCGTGCTATCCGCCGGAAAAAAGATGCGTCAATGGTAAGGATGGCTCAAGCTGTTAAAGATGGCGAAGCTTCAGCTTGCGTCTCTGCTGGTAATACAGGTGCTTTAATGGCGGCAGGTCTATTCATCGTAGGTAGGATTGATGGTATTGAGAGACCTGCCTTAGCACCTACACTTCCGACGATCGATGGAAAAGGATTTGTCATGCTGGACCTTGGTGCAAATTCGGATGCGAAACCATCTCATCTTGAACAATATGCGGTTATGGGAAGTATCTACGCCACAAAGGTGCGGGGGCTTGAAAATCCACGCATCGGCTTATTAAATATCGGAACCGAAGAAGGAAAAGGGAATGAATTGACAAAGGCTGCTTTTGACTTGCTTTCGAAAGCGCCCATTAATTTTATCGGCAACGTTGAGTCGCGTGATCTATTGACTGGCGTGGCGGACGTCGTCATTACAGATGGCTTCACGGGTAATATGGTTCTGAAAACGCTGGAAGGGACTGCATCTGCTTTCTTCTCTATGTTGAAAGAAGTGTATAGCGCTTCATTGAAGTCAAAACTGTCTGCAGCACTTGTGAAAGACGATTTGCGTGGACTGAAAAACAAAATGGATTACACAGAGTATGGTGGGGCGGGTTTATTTGGTTTGAATTCGCCTGTTATTAAAGCACATGGTTCTTCAAATGCGAATGCTATATTGAACGCCGTTCGGCAAGCGAGAACAATGGTGGAATATGATGTTTGTGGAACAATTCGTGAAACGATAAGAAAGGTGGAAAATTGA
- the rnc gene encoding ribonuclease III yields MTHTNNFKGKKTIALLPVAIRNKFDDLQNELDVHFKNKSLLYNAFTHSSYVNEHRRKNFTDNERLEFLGDAVLELGVSRFLYSTEPNMTEGELTKLRAAIVCEPSLVKFSNELGLGRFILLGKGEEQTGGRMRPALLADVFEAFIGALYIDQGMEAVIPFLEKVVFPKISVGAFSHVMDYKSRLQEIVQQTNNGQLQYEIVEEKGPAHAKSFVTVVRLGDEQLGTGLGKSKKEAEQEAARHAIQDLKSRQAEGEN; encoded by the coding sequence ATGACCCATACAAACAACTTCAAAGGAAAAAAAACAATTGCGCTTTTACCCGTAGCGATTCGAAACAAATTCGATGACTTACAAAATGAATTGGACGTCCATTTCAAAAACAAATCACTACTGTATAATGCATTTACACATTCATCTTATGTGAATGAGCATCGGAGAAAAAATTTCACGGATAATGAGAGATTGGAATTTTTAGGTGACGCGGTTCTTGAGTTAGGTGTGTCCCGATTCCTTTATTCGACAGAGCCTAATATGACTGAAGGGGAACTTACGAAACTAAGGGCTGCGATTGTTTGCGAACCGTCCCTTGTGAAGTTTTCTAACGAACTTGGGTTAGGTCGCTTTATCCTGCTTGGGAAAGGGGAGGAGCAGACGGGTGGACGAATGCGCCCTGCATTACTCGCTGACGTATTTGAGGCGTTTATAGGCGCTCTGTACATAGATCAAGGGATGGAGGCGGTTATCCCATTCCTTGAAAAAGTCGTCTTCCCTAAAATTAGTGTCGGTGCTTTTTCGCATGTGATGGATTATAAAAGCCGTCTTCAGGAAATCGTTCAACAGACGAATAATGGTCAATTGCAGTATGAAATCGTTGAAGAGAAAGGTCCTGCTCATGCGAAAAGTTTCGTAACTGTCGTGCGACTTGGCGATGAACAACTTGGAACTGGTCTCGGTAAATCAAAAAAAGAGGCCGAGCAAGAAGCAGCCCGCCATGCAATTCAAGATTTAAAGAGTCGGCAGGCTGAAGGAGAGAATTAA
- the sdaAA gene encoding L-serine ammonia-lyase, iron-sulfur-dependent, subunit alpha, giving the protein MDVLFSNVKELVALAESQNKPISEIMIEQEILITKRTREEIIAQMDNNLTVMEKAVERGLQGVHSASGLTGGDAVLIQKYMASGKSLCGDVVMDAVSKAVATNEVNAAMGTICATPTAGAAGIVPGTLFAVKNKLNPSREQMINYLFTSGAFGFVVANNASISGAAGGCQAETGSAGSMAAAAIVEMAGGTPQQSAEAFSIVMKNMLGLVCDPVAGLVEVPCVKRNAMGAAKALVGADMALAGVVSRIPTDEVIEAMHKIGKSMPSALRETAKGGLAATPTGKALEAKIFGKDKVDSDTVNS; this is encoded by the coding sequence ATGGACGTTTTATTTAGTAACGTTAAAGAGCTCGTTGCACTTGCAGAGTCGCAGAACAAGCCTATTTCAGAAATCATGATTGAACAAGAAATTCTTATAACAAAACGTACAAGAGAAGAAATCATCGCGCAGATGGACAATAACTTAACGGTGATGGAGAAGGCGGTAGAAAGAGGATTGCAGGGGGTGCATTCAGCATCCGGTCTTACGGGTGGTGATGCGGTTCTTATTCAAAAGTATATGGCATCAGGAAAATCTCTTTGCGGCGATGTGGTCATGGATGCTGTCAGTAAGGCAGTCGCTACGAATGAAGTAAACGCAGCAATGGGGACGATTTGTGCAACGCCAACAGCGGGTGCAGCAGGAATTGTACCTGGTACTTTGTTTGCGGTGAAAAATAAATTGAATCCTTCACGGGAACAAATGATTAATTATTTATTTACGTCTGGTGCTTTCGGGTTTGTCGTTGCGAATAATGCATCGATATCAGGCGCAGCAGGTGGATGCCAGGCGGAAACAGGTTCAGCAGGTTCAATGGCAGCCGCTGCAATTGTTGAAATGGCGGGCGGGACTCCACAACAAAGTGCAGAAGCATTTTCTATCGTTATGAAGAATATGTTAGGTCTTGTCTGTGATCCGGTTGCTGGACTTGTTGAAGTACCATGTGTGAAACGGAATGCAATGGGAGCGGCAAAGGCACTCGTTGGAGCAGATATGGCACTAGCAGGCGTCGTTAGCCGTATTCCTACAGATGAAGTAATTGAAGCGATGCATAAAATAGGTAAGTCAATGCCTTCAGCGTTACGGGAAACAGCTAAAGGCGGATTGGCTGCTACGCCAACCGGAAAAGCGCTTGAAGCGAAGATATTTGGTAAGGATAAGGTAGATAGTGACACTGTCAATTCATGA
- the rpmB gene encoding 50S ribosomal protein L28: protein MSKECVITGRKARTGNARSHAMNATRRSWGANLQKVRILVNGKPKRVWVSARALKSGKVQRV from the coding sequence ATGTCTAAAGAATGTGTTATTACAGGACGCAAAGCCCGTACAGGCAATGCACGCTCCCACGCAATGAACGCAACTCGTCGTTCATGGGGTGCGAACCTTCAAAAAGTCCGAATTCTCGTTAACGGTAAACCTAAACGTGTATGGGTCTCTGCTAGAGCCCTTAAATCAGGTAAAGTTCAACGTGTGTAA
- a CDS encoding Asp23/Gls24 family envelope stress response protein — protein MSIEVKNEYGKIDITNDVITQVVGEAAIECYGIVGMASRHQIRDGLTEILGKENFTRGVIVRNLGDDTHIDMYIIVGYGTKISEVAYQVQSKVKYTLKKTVGMTVKSVNIFVQGVRVTNL, from the coding sequence ATGTCAATCGAAGTAAAGAATGAATACGGCAAAATCGATATTACGAATGACGTCATTACCCAAGTGGTTGGTGAGGCGGCTATCGAGTGTTATGGGATTGTCGGAATGGCTTCAAGGCATCAGATAAGAGATGGCCTTACTGAAATCCTAGGGAAAGAAAATTTCACGCGGGGAGTCATCGTTCGTAATCTTGGCGATGATACGCATATCGATATGTATATCATTGTTGGATATGGTACTAAAATTTCAGAAGTCGCCTACCAAGTACAATCAAAAGTGAAGTATACATTGAAAAAGACAGTCGGCATGACTGTGAAATCTGTTAATATTTTTGTCCAGGGAGTCCGAGTGACGAACCTGTAA
- the fabG gene encoding 3-oxoacyl-[acyl-carrier-protein] reductase: MGRFDGKSAIVTGASRGIGREIALLLAKEGARVAVNYSGSKDKADDVVKLITESGGEAFAIQADVSDADGVKNMVDKTLEMFGSIDILVNNAGITRDNLLMRMKEDEWDDVININLKGVFLCTKGVTRQMMRQRAGRIVNVASIVGVSGNPGQANYVAAKAGVIGFTKTAAKELASRNINVNAVAPGFITTDMTDALSEEVKNQMLSVIPLGKLGRPEDVARTVLFLLSEDAVYITGQTIHVDGGMVM; the protein is encoded by the coding sequence ATGGGTAGATTTGATGGGAAATCCGCAATTGTCACGGGAGCATCACGTGGAATTGGCCGTGAAATAGCACTACTTCTTGCTAAAGAAGGCGCACGAGTTGCTGTCAACTACAGCGGAAGTAAGGATAAAGCGGATGACGTCGTTAAGTTGATTACAGAATCCGGTGGAGAAGCGTTCGCTATTCAGGCAGACGTATCCGATGCTGACGGTGTTAAAAACATGGTTGATAAAACTTTGGAAATGTTTGGATCTATTGATATCCTTGTCAATAATGCAGGTATTACGAGAGACAATTTGCTCATGCGTATGAAAGAAGACGAATGGGACGATGTCATTAATATCAATTTAAAAGGTGTTTTTCTTTGTACAAAAGGCGTCACTCGCCAAATGATGAGACAACGTGCAGGAAGAATCGTCAACGTTGCATCGATTGTCGGTGTTTCTGGAAATCCTGGACAAGCAAACTATGTAGCAGCAAAAGCTGGCGTCATCGGTTTTACAAAGACGGCGGCAAAAGAACTTGCTTCACGCAACATTAATGTAAACGCAGTAGCGCCTGGTTTCATTACGACGGATATGACGGATGCATTGAGCGAAGAAGTGAAGAATCAAATGCTATCGGTTATTCCGCTAGGCAAACTTGGCAGACCTGAAGATGTAGCACGTACTGTCCTGTTCTTATTATCGGAGGATGCGGTTTATATTACGGGTCAAACGATTCATGTTGATGGTGGTATGGTAATGTAA
- a CDS encoding thiamine diphosphokinase — translation MKYAVVCAGGPDSEIADLTEFHHKDTVFIGADRGALHLLQRGIVPLEAVGDFDSVSKSEYDEIAAAVRIIGRFRSEKNETDTELAVDRALSYGPECVILTGVTGGRLDHMESALHLLYRLQIAHNDTSFSIRNGTNELFILTPGSYQVTSDDRFKYISFFSFNGVVSGLTLTGFKFEMVDATLETGMTLFTSNELAEEVCTISFHEGICLMVRSSDS, via the coding sequence ATGAAGTATGCAGTCGTTTGTGCGGGCGGGCCCGATTCAGAAATAGCTGACTTGACGGAATTTCATCATAAAGATACGGTGTTCATCGGAGCGGATAGAGGTGCACTTCACTTGCTGCAAAGAGGTATTGTTCCTCTTGAAGCAGTGGGGGATTTTGATTCGGTTTCGAAAAGTGAATACGATGAGATAGCCGCCGCAGTCCGCATAATCGGACGATTTCGTTCGGAAAAAAATGAGACTGATACGGAACTTGCAGTAGATCGTGCTCTTTCCTACGGGCCAGAGTGTGTCATTTTGACGGGAGTTACAGGAGGGAGGCTGGATCATATGGAATCAGCCCTTCATCTTCTGTACCGGCTTCAAATAGCTCATAATGATACGTCATTCTCGATTCGTAATGGGACGAATGAACTTTTTATACTTACACCTGGAAGTTATCAAGTGACGTCGGATGATCGTTTTAAATACATATCATTTTTTTCATTCAATGGGGTAGTTAGTGGACTTACACTTACCGGTTTCAAATTCGAAATGGTAGATGCTACGCTCGAAACTGGCATGACGTTATTTACAAGTAATGAACTGGCTGAAGAAGTCTGTACTATATCGTTCCATGAGGGCATATGCTTAATGGTAAGGAGTTCAGATTCCTGA
- the sdaAB gene encoding L-serine ammonia-lyase, iron-sulfur-dependent subunit beta — MKFRSVFDIIGPVMIGPSSSHTAGAARIGRVARTLFGRQPEWARVHLYGSFAETYKGHGTDVAIIGGLLDYDTFDERIKSAFADAEKLGLTFEFIPEEEEAVHPNTARLVIGDSEGVMELTGISIGGGTMEVVELNGFPLRLSGHYPALLIVHNDRSGVIASVSNAIAKLNINIAHMEVDRKEKGDMALMVIEVDQMIDVALINELESLPNVTQVSTLAN; from the coding sequence ATGAAATTCAGATCAGTTTTCGATATAATTGGACCAGTTATGATAGGGCCATCATCTTCACATACTGCCGGCGCTGCAAGAATCGGCCGTGTCGCACGAACACTGTTTGGCAGACAGCCGGAATGGGCTCGGGTTCATCTTTATGGTTCTTTTGCAGAAACGTATAAAGGACACGGTACGGATGTAGCAATTATTGGTGGATTATTAGATTATGATACATTCGATGAGCGTATAAAGTCTGCGTTTGCTGATGCAGAGAAACTTGGATTGACTTTTGAATTTATTCCTGAAGAGGAAGAGGCGGTACATCCGAACACGGCCCGTCTTGTAATTGGGGACAGTGAGGGAGTTATGGAACTGACTGGAATTTCTATAGGTGGCGGAACGATGGAAGTTGTTGAACTTAACGGATTCCCGCTTCGATTATCGGGGCATTACCCAGCACTTCTCATCGTTCATAATGACCGTTCAGGTGTTATTGCAAGCGTTTCCAACGCAATTGCAAAACTAAATATAAATATTGCACATATGGAAGTTGACCGAAAAGAAAAAGGGGATATGGCCCTTATGGTGATTGAAGTTGATCAAATGATCGACGTAGCACTGATAAATGAGTTGGAATCATTGCCGAATGTAACGCAAGTTTCGACATTGGCAAACTAA
- a CDS encoding acyl carrier protein yields the protein MSTVLERVTKVIVDRLGVDESEVKMEASFRDDLGADSLDVVELVMELEDEFEMEISDDEAEKIATVGDAVSHIETKVN from the coding sequence TTGTCAACAGTACTTGAACGTGTAACTAAAGTAATTGTCGACCGCCTTGGCGTCGATGAAAGTGAAGTTAAAATGGAAGCTTCTTTCCGTGATGATCTAGGCGCCGATTCATTGGACGTCGTAGAATTAGTAATGGAATTAGAAGATGAGTTCGAAATGGAAATTTCCGATGATGAAGCTGAAAAGATTGCAACTGTCGGTGACGCAGTTTCGCATATCGAAACGAAAGTGAACTAA
- the recG gene encoding ATP-dependent DNA helicase RecG, whose amino-acid sequence MSIHDSVTTIKGVGKAAGEQLEALGVSTLQDLFMTFPYRHEDFRLKDLTETPHNERVTIEGRVESEPSILFLGKNRSRLQIRLLAGRHLVKAVFFNQHYLKERLSLGTIVTVTGKWDRGRQVINVSNFKDGPKTDQADFEPVYSLKGVMHQKTFRRFMRSALDAAVGQHAESLPADIREMYRLPAIGNGLEMIHFPTSPADVKHARRRFVYEELLMFQLKMLGMKKARKEAEKGVAIDYDLAKVKTFIAALPFELTGAQKRVVNELCGELKSPTRMNRLLQGDVGSGKTVVAAIALYAAITAGFQGALMAPTEILAEQHASTLAEWLEPHGITVAFLAGSTKAKARRDLLEKLESGEVDLLIGTHALIQPDVIFKNPGLVITDEQHRFGVEQRRVLRDKGLNPDVLFMTATPIPRTLAITAFGEMDVSILDELPAGRKLIETHWLKEDSLLPVLRKMENELSAGRQAYVICPLIEESDKLDVQNAVDVHSQLSTHFSGKYTVGLMHGRLHSDDKDAIMRDFSEGKIDVLVSTTVVEVGVNVPNATFMLIYDATRFGLAQLHQLRGRVGRGAEQSYCVLLADPKTEEGKERMQTMTETNDGFVLAEKDLELRGAGDFFGKKQSGMPEFKVADPVHDYRALETARKDAEQLLESLHFWEDQEYAILRSHLEESGALSGDRID is encoded by the coding sequence CTGTCAATTCATGATTCTGTCACGACGATAAAAGGAGTCGGAAAAGCGGCCGGCGAACAGCTTGAGGCACTTGGAGTTTCAACGCTTCAAGACCTCTTCATGACGTTCCCGTACCGTCATGAAGACTTCAGGTTAAAAGATTTGACTGAAACCCCGCATAATGAACGAGTCACAATTGAAGGAAGGGTCGAAAGTGAGCCTTCCATTCTTTTCTTGGGGAAAAATAGATCCCGTTTACAAATCCGTCTTCTTGCCGGAAGGCATCTTGTGAAGGCGGTTTTTTTCAATCAACATTACTTAAAAGAGCGTTTGTCACTTGGGACGATTGTCACAGTTACTGGGAAATGGGATCGGGGCAGGCAAGTAATCAATGTAAGCAACTTCAAGGACGGCCCAAAAACAGATCAAGCTGATTTTGAGCCGGTATACAGTTTGAAAGGTGTTATGCATCAGAAGACATTTCGGCGCTTCATGCGAAGTGCATTGGATGCAGCTGTCGGTCAGCACGCAGAATCACTACCCGCTGATATTCGTGAAATGTATCGATTGCCAGCCATCGGAAATGGACTTGAGATGATTCATTTTCCAACAAGCCCTGCTGATGTGAAACATGCGAGAAGACGTTTTGTCTATGAGGAACTGCTCATGTTCCAGCTGAAGATGCTGGGCATGAAGAAAGCACGAAAAGAAGCGGAGAAAGGTGTAGCTATCGACTATGACCTTGCCAAAGTGAAGACTTTCATCGCAGCATTGCCATTTGAATTGACAGGGGCTCAAAAGCGGGTTGTCAATGAATTATGTGGGGAACTAAAAAGTCCGACTAGGATGAACCGTCTCCTTCAGGGAGATGTTGGTTCCGGAAAGACAGTCGTAGCGGCAATCGCTTTGTATGCTGCTATCACGGCAGGATTTCAGGGGGCCCTTATGGCACCTACAGAAATCCTTGCCGAACAGCACGCATCTACGCTTGCAGAATGGCTTGAACCGCACGGCATTACAGTTGCTTTCCTCGCTGGATCTACAAAGGCGAAGGCGAGAAGAGATTTGCTTGAAAAACTTGAATCAGGTGAAGTGGATTTGCTTATCGGCACGCACGCCCTCATTCAACCTGATGTCATCTTTAAAAATCCTGGGTTGGTTATTACGGATGAACAGCATCGTTTCGGTGTCGAACAACGGCGCGTTTTACGGGATAAAGGATTGAATCCTGATGTTCTATTCATGACTGCAACTCCGATTCCACGAACGCTTGCTATTACTGCTTTTGGTGAAATGGATGTCTCCATACTCGATGAGTTGCCGGCTGGCCGAAAACTTATTGAAACACATTGGTTGAAAGAGGATTCCCTTCTTCCAGTTTTACGGAAGATGGAAAATGAATTAAGTGCCGGACGTCAGGCATATGTTATTTGTCCATTAATCGAGGAATCCGACAAATTAGATGTCCAAAATGCAGTGGATGTCCATAGTCAGCTTTCGACTCATTTTAGTGGTAAATACACAGTCGGTCTCATGCATGGCCGTCTTCATTCGGACGATAAAGATGCCATCATGCGCGATTTCAGTGAAGGTAAAATCGATGTTCTAGTGTCGACGACTGTCGTTGAAGTCGGAGTCAACGTACCAAATGCGACGTTCATGCTTATTTACGACGCGACGCGCTTTGGACTTGCTCAACTCCATCAGCTGAGGGGGCGAGTAGGTCGGGGCGCCGAGCAATCCTATTGCGTTCTGCTTGCTGATCCCAAAACCGAAGAGGGAAAAGAGCGGATGCAAACGATGACAGAAACGAATGATGGATTTGTTTTAGCAGAAAAGGACCTCGAACTAAGAGGTGCCGGCGATTTCTTTGGGAAAAAGCAAAGCGGTATGCCTGAGTTTAAAGTAGCAGATCCCGTCCACGATTATAGGGCGCTCGAAACGGCAAGGAAAGATGCGGAACAACTATTAGAGTCGCTTCACTTTTGGGAAGATCAGGAATACGCGATTCTTCGATCACATCTTGAAGAGTCGGGTGCTCTAAGCGGCGATAGGATTGATTGA
- the spoVM gene encoding stage V sporulation protein SpoVM: MRVYTFTMPKFVSGVVRKCMVVFQKDDSPKATASNTKNKKRKKEKTSG; this comes from the coding sequence TTGCGAGTTTATACTTTCACAATGCCGAAATTTGTGAGTGGAGTAGTAAGGAAGTGTATGGTTGTTTTCCAGAAGGATGATTCACCGAAAGCTACTGCGAGCAACACCAAGAATAAAAAAAGGAAAAAAGAAAAAACGTCGGGCTGA
- the rpe gene encoding ribulose-phosphate 3-epimerase, which translates to MIKIAPSILAADFSKLAEEVKEVEAAGAALIHIDVMDGHFVPNITMGAIVVEALRPVTKLPLDVHLMIENPNLYIEQFAKAGADYITVHVEACPHLHGTLQLIKSHGVKSGVVLNPHTPIETILHVLDEIDLVLIMTINPGFGGQKFLHSVVPKVKQLADIIRERGLPIEIEIDGGINEETIIPCVEAGATILVAGSAIYNAPDRAEALRRIKAAGEGALRK; encoded by the coding sequence ATGATTAAAATTGCACCTTCAATTTTAGCAGCAGACTTTTCAAAGCTTGCCGAAGAAGTAAAAGAAGTGGAAGCAGCGGGCGCTGCACTAATCCATATCGATGTCATGGACGGACATTTCGTTCCGAACATTACAATGGGAGCGATTGTTGTTGAGGCACTTCGACCAGTAACGAAGTTGCCGCTGGATGTCCATTTAATGATTGAAAATCCAAACCTGTATATTGAACAATTTGCAAAAGCCGGAGCTGATTATATTACGGTTCATGTAGAGGCATGCCCTCATTTGCACGGCACATTGCAACTGATTAAGTCTCACGGGGTGAAATCGGGCGTTGTTTTGAATCCGCATACACCGATTGAAACGATTCTTCATGTTCTAGATGAAATTGACTTGGTCCTAATCATGACAATCAATCCCGGATTCGGTGGCCAGAAGTTTCTTCATTCAGTCGTTCCGAAAGTGAAACAGCTAGCCGATATTATTCGTGAGCGAGGACTTCCGATTGAAATTGAAATCGATGGCGGCATTAATGAAGAAACGATTATCCCGTGTGTTGAAGCGGGTGCTACAATCTTAGTTGCAGGATCAGCTATCTACAATGCACCTGATCGTGCAGAAGCTTTACGCCGGATAAAAGCTGCTGGTGAAGGTGCGCTAAGAAAATGA